The following proteins come from a genomic window of Hymenobacter canadensis:
- a CDS encoding OmpA family protein: MKRSFWLVVLALLSLASAQAQSLTGEWQGVETDTGEPGAVWPAVLRLQKSSGTNVFGVLYQEVGAEPGVSVTFQMAGTRTAGGLRLEHVRKLTETGRTTFSYWCEGAISFTYDPALEKLTGRATYAPRGDCDTGTLTFYRIRLKSAATVPAGVETTLRVSGRNVLWYTDASLKQPVATGNVYRTTLTKATTFYLRQSYYPTRQSTAVPITIQVTGTPPAGPVAKVAPLAPRPLAAILPDTARPVPGTTAAPIVPAPMVTAAPMVLPTVLFRLGTAELLPEALPALLQLAAELLQRPTLRLRVAGHTDRIGEPQKNQILSEQRAEAVQQRLVQLGVAAARISTIGYGDARPLYPSPDARNRRVEVSAEAE, translated from the coding sequence ATGAAACGCAGCTTTTGGTTGGTGGTGCTGGCTCTGCTGAGCCTGGCTTCCGCGCAGGCCCAATCCCTGACGGGCGAATGGCAGGGCGTAGAAACTGATACCGGGGAGCCCGGGGCCGTGTGGCCGGCGGTGCTTCGGCTGCAGAAAAGCTCCGGCACCAACGTATTTGGGGTGCTGTATCAGGAAGTGGGCGCGGAGCCCGGCGTGTCAGTTACGTTTCAGATGGCCGGTACGCGCACGGCTGGCGGGCTGCGGCTGGAACACGTGCGCAAGCTCACCGAAACCGGCCGCACCACCTTCTCCTACTGGTGCGAAGGCGCCATCAGCTTCACCTACGACCCCGCCCTGGAGAAGCTAACCGGCCGCGCCACCTACGCCCCCCGCGGCGACTGCGACACCGGCACCCTCACCTTCTACCGCATCCGGCTGAAATCGGCGGCCACCGTGCCGGCCGGCGTCGAAACCACCCTGCGCGTGTCGGGCCGCAACGTGCTGTGGTACACCGATGCCAGCCTTAAACAGCCCGTAGCTACCGGCAACGTTTACCGCACCACCCTCACCAAAGCCACCACCTTCTACCTACGCCAGAGCTACTACCCCACCCGCCAGAGCACGGCCGTGCCCATCACTATTCAGGTGACTGGCACGCCCCCGGCGGGCCCAGTAGCCAAAGTAGCACCACTAGCGCCCCGCCCCCTTGCCGCCATCCTCCCCGATACTGCCCGGCCGGTGCCCGGCACAACGGCTGCGCCCATCGTACCAGCGCCCATGGTAACGGCTGCCCCTATGGTTCTGCCCACCGTACTGTTCCGGCTGGGCACGGCCGAGCTGCTACCCGAAGCGCTGCCGGCGCTGCTGCAGCTGGCTGCCGAGCTGCTGCAGCGCCCCACTCTGCGCCTGCGCGTGGCCGGCCACACCGACCGCATCGGGGAGCCACAGAAAAACCAAATCCTGAGCGAGCAGCGGGCTGAGGCCGTGCAGCAGCGCCTGGTGCAGCTGGGCGTGGCCGCAGCGCGCATCAGCACCATCGGCTACGGCGACGCCCGCCCACTCTACCCCTCGCCCGACGCCCGCAACCGCCGCGTGGAAGTGTCGGCCGAAGCGGAGTGA
- a CDS encoding aldo/keto reductase — MTSTITIAPHSAHPLTVARLGYGTMRLTGPDIWGEPANRPEALQILREAVDAGVTFLDTADYYGEDVTNRLLREALHPYPANLVICTKVGATRRPDKSWVPYNRPEQLRASIDNNLRTLGQEQIQLVHLRLMGHGPVPLDEQLGVMFELQREGKVLHVGLSNVTRAELEAGLQQGPIATVENMYGHAQRTTLAHAHGTNPGGAEVLDLCEQHGIPLIPFFSLLHALPQADPRVAEVARRHGVTEAQLNIAWLLHKSPWLLPIPGTSRLAHLHENLAAAAIRLSAEEMAYLE, encoded by the coding sequence GTGGCGCGGCTGGGCTACGGCACCATGCGCCTCACCGGGCCCGACATCTGGGGTGAGCCGGCCAACCGCCCCGAGGCCCTGCAGATTCTGCGCGAAGCCGTGGACGCGGGCGTTACCTTCCTCGACACGGCCGACTACTACGGCGAGGACGTGACTAACCGCCTGCTGCGTGAGGCCCTACACCCCTACCCGGCCAACCTGGTGATCTGCACCAAAGTAGGCGCCACCCGCCGCCCCGATAAAAGCTGGGTGCCCTACAACCGCCCCGAGCAGCTGCGGGCCAGCATCGACAACAACCTGCGCACCCTGGGCCAGGAGCAGATTCAGCTGGTGCACCTACGCCTGATGGGCCACGGCCCGGTGCCGCTCGACGAGCAGCTGGGCGTCATGTTTGAGCTGCAGCGCGAGGGCAAGGTGCTGCACGTGGGCCTGAGCAACGTCACGCGGGCCGAGCTGGAAGCGGGGCTGCAGCAGGGCCCCATTGCCACCGTCGAGAACATGTACGGCCACGCCCAGCGCACCACCCTGGCGCACGCCCACGGCACCAACCCCGGCGGCGCGGAAGTGCTGGATCTGTGCGAGCAGCACGGCATCCCGCTTATTCCGTTCTTCTCGCTGCTGCACGCTTTGCCCCAGGCTGATCCCCGCGTGGCCGAAGTAGCCCGCCGCCACGGCGTCACGGAGGCCCAGCTCAACATTGCCTGGCTGCTGCACAAGTCGCCCTGGCTGCTGCCGATTCCGGGTACCTCCCGGCTGGCTCACCTGCACGAGAACCTGGCCGCTGCCGCTATCCGGTTGAGTGCCGAGGAAATGGCGTATCTGGAGTAG